From the genome of Ctenopharyngodon idella isolate HZGC_01 chromosome 23, HZGC01, whole genome shotgun sequence, one region includes:
- the zgc:92591 gene encoding late histone H2B.L4 translates to MSNEGAKKKGKVPGDKKTSKRRAKRRETYAVYIYKVLKQVHPDTGISSRAMSIMNSFVNDVFERIATEASRLAHYNKRSTITSREVQTAVRLLLPGELAKHAVSEGTKAVTKYTSSK, encoded by the exons ATGTCTAATGAAGGagcaaaaaagaaaggaaaagtaCCAGGGGACAAAAAAACGTCTAAACGGAGAGCAAAGAGGAGGGAAACTTATGCAGTGTATATCTACAAAGTTTTGAAGCAG GTTCATCCGGACACTGGTATCTCCAGCAGGGCGATGAGCATCATGAACTCGTTTGTAAACGACGTGTTTGAGCGCATCGCTACAGAGGCGTCCCGGCTCGCGCACTATAACAAGCGTTCGACCATCACGAGCAGAGAGGTGCAGACCGCAGTCCGGCTCCTGCTGCCCGGAGAACTCGCCAAACACGCCGTGTCAGAGGGCACCAAGGCCGTCACCAAATACACCAGCTCAAAGTGA